AGCCTGTAATGTTTTTTCTAACATTGTAATGATGTGACGAGTAGCCATATGTTAACTCTCCTTTGTGTAAATGGGTAATACCATTCTATATTTAAAAAAATCCTTACTATATTATTATACAATAAATGGAATGCATCCACCTTCTTTTTAAATTGCATTTACAAAATCTTTTTTATTTGTTTACAAAAATAAAGTAAGATACAGTATATAGGAAAAAATGATAAAGGAATGAACGCGTTGTATATAACAGTAGAAGAAGCTGCGGAGTATTTGAATTTACCAAAGTCGTATATTGAAGAGCTAATTCAGCAAAAGAAAGTTCGTGCACTATTTGATGGAGAGCAATATTTATTAAATAAAGAACAATTCAATACACATTTAGAACAAATGGAGAAATATAAGCAATTGGTGGAAGAAATATTAAACGAACCAATTCCAGAAGATATGGATGTTAAAGACGAAGATTAAACGATGGGAAATCCCGTATGAAGATATGCAGAAATGTATCTTCATACGGGATTTTTTGTCTCAAAGTATCAAAAATTTAAGGAGGTTTTAGAATTTTTTCGGAATTTTGATAGGTAGTAGTCTACCATGTTAAAAGCATATTTTTTGCGAGCTAGGACAAACATAGAGAACGTAACCTGTACAGATACATATACTATCAGTGCAAAAGCTTATAAATTAATGGAAGGGGTTTTCTCGTGAGTTTATTTCATTGTGATTTTTTGAAAGACTTAATTGGATCTTTTGTGGGAGTAAACAGGGGTGGTCCAGAATCTCAAAAAGGAACAATAATATCAGTATGTCCGGACTACTTCGTATTGCAGAATGAAAAAGGTGAACTGTATTACTATCAACTTAGTCATCTAAAAAGTATTACAAAAAATGCGAAAGACTGTGGATCAAGTGATTGCGAATGGGAAGATTGCGAATGTGCAGAAGACTTTGAAGCACTACTGCAAACTTTTAAATATTGCTGGGTGAAAATTAATCGCGGTGGTCCAGAGAAAGTGGAAGGCATCTTACAAGATGTTTCTTGTGATTTCGTGACATTGATTGTAAAAGAAGAAATTATATTAGTTGCAATAAAGCATATTAAAAGCGTTAACTATAATGCATTAGCATGCGGAGAGAGCGATGAGAGCGATGATAGTAGCAGTAAGGAAAGTAGTAGCAATAATTCAGGTCGCGCTCGTGCACAAAGACAATCAAGTAGAGGAAGATAATAAGAAAGGGGGATACAAAATTGGAGAACGTATTATGCTGTGACCAAATTAAATGTTTAGTTGGTGAGACTGTAAAAGTAAACCTTCGTGGACCAGAAAGTCGAGTAGGTGAACTCGTATCGTTAGGCAAAGACTATCTAACGTTACAATTACCTCATGGCGAATTAGTGTATTACCAGTTAAAACATGTGAAGAGTCTAGTTAAGAAAGTGAAAGAAAGTAAATGTGGTGATTGCTATAGTTCATGTTTCTGCTCTGATGAGGATACTTTTTTAGATATATTAAAAGACTTGAAGTATAAGTGGGTAAAAATTAATCGTGGCGGTCCAGAATGTGTGGAAGGTTTATTAAGTGAGGTACACCATGACTGTATTACACTAGTAAACTGTGATGAAGTTATTTATGTAATTAAGTCTCATATTAAGAGTGTGAGCCAAGTAGTTAAATGTAAAAAGAATGAAGATGAATAATGTTTAATAAATAAGAGGGGCATTATGAGGGAAAGAGAAGAACAATTTCTTATTTCGATAGTATGAAAAGGAATTACTTACTATTAAGACAGAACTTTGCCCTGATTATTTTTTTAGAAATGGAAGACAGGAAAGAAGAAATTCATAGGAAGGAGGATATAGATGAATGAGTTAAACAAAAGTATTGGAGAAAATATATATGTTAAATTAATCGGTGAAAAAAGATTTAAAGGTGTATTAATAGACGTAGGAAATGATATCGTTGTTCTTTACAATGGACAAGACTACGTATATATATCTTTATACCATGTACAATATTATAAAATTTTACGACCATATGATGAAGAAATATCAAAACCAGATGTGGATTCTGTAATTAAGAGAGAATCCCCTTCCATTTCTTTGAGGAAAGTATTAAGTACCTCTAAAGGGATTTTTACAGAAGTTTATGTAGCTGGAAATGCTCCAATACATGGGTATGTTACAAGTATAATGAACGATTATATCGTTTTTTATAGTCCAGTTTATAAAACTGTATATATATCTTTAAAACACTTGAAGTGGTTAATTCCGTATAAAGAAAATCAAGTGCCTTATGCCCTCAATAAAAATGAACTCCCTGTGAATCCGTTAAATATTACGTTAGCTCGAACGTTTGAAGAACAACTTATTAAAATGGCTGGAAAAATTATGGTGTTCGATTTAGGTGAGGAATCTAATAAGATCGGAAAGATGGAGAAGATTGATGAGGGGCATATTGAAATATTAAAAGCGCGTGATGCGAAAATGTATGTAAATATTCAACATGTAAAATCTGTCCACTGTCCGTAAGCGAGTTGAAAGGGCTGGCTTTTTCTTTTATATGCAGAAGAAAAGGTCGAGCCTATTTGTT
This Bacillus paramycoides DNA region includes the following protein-coding sequences:
- a CDS encoding DUF2642 domain-containing protein; the protein is MNELNKSIGENIYVKLIGEKRFKGVLIDVGNDIVVLYNGQDYVYISLYHVQYYKILRPYDEEISKPDVDSVIKRESPSISLRKVLSTSKGIFTEVYVAGNAPIHGYVTSIMNDYIVFYSPVYKTVYISLKHLKWLIPYKENQVPYALNKNELPVNPLNITLARTFEEQLIKMAGKIMVFDLGEESNKIGKMEKIDEGHIEILKARDAKMYVNIQHVKSVHCP
- a CDS encoding helix-turn-helix domain-containing protein; the protein is MNALYITVEEAAEYLNLPKSYIEELIQQKKVRALFDGEQYLLNKEQFNTHLEQMEKYKQLVEEILNEPIPEDMDVKDED
- a CDS encoding spore coat protein → MSLFHCDFLKDLIGSFVGVNRGGPESQKGTIISVCPDYFVLQNEKGELYYYQLSHLKSITKNAKDCGSSDCEWEDCECAEDFEALLQTFKYCWVKINRGGPEKVEGILQDVSCDFVTLIVKEEIILVAIKHIKSVNYNALACGESDESDDSSSKESSSNNSGRARAQRQSSRGR